Proteins encoded within one genomic window of Arachis ipaensis cultivar K30076 chromosome B08, Araip1.1, whole genome shotgun sequence:
- the LOC107611300 gene encoding uncharacterized protein DDB_G0288805-like — protein sequence MAKRIDGLQLASVSTTNQPSIEWGQNEAGNVEQQQEQVQYMQNASNSSQNDFHGDTYNSSWRNHPNLRWGDDQNHWQKNNNSNHSRNTNSQNHSSNNTNQYKKPQNTYQPPHNNPQIHQNTFSTLPFNSQNAHLNTPNNFQQQQSHPIIPPIDHHETRISSLEAALQALTQNTQSLAQVTQSLAKGQESLLKGQERHEATMRNCTTEDNPRDTGKAIKWEECKAITLRSGKKVETEAITQKEHNKEGLKEEVKGQKQDQETSTQSDKSTKKEAVKAYQLMLPYPQRFKGENKEKQYSKFLEIFKTLHINIPFIEALEQMPLYAKFMKKLLTKKRSFKDKWL from the exons ATGGCTAAGAGAATAGATGGCCTCCAACTAGCTTCAGTGAGCACAACAAATcaaccttcaattgaatggggtcaAAATGAAGCAGGCAACGTTGAGCAGCAACAAGAACAGGTTCAATATATGCAAAATGCCTCAAATTCTTCTCAAAATGACTTCCATGGTGACACATACAACTCATCCTGGAGGAATCACCCCAACCTGAGATGGGGTGATGATCAAAACCATTGGCAGAAAAACAACAACTCCAACCATTCCCGCAACACAAACAGCCAAAATCATTCATCTAACAACACTAACcaatacaagaaaccacaaaACACATACCAACCACCTCACAACAACCCACAAATTCACCAAAATACCTTCTCCACACTACCATTCAACTCACAAAATGCCCACCTCAATACCCCAAacaacttccagcaacaacaatcaCATCCTATCATACCACCAATTGACCATCATGAAACCAGGATCTCAAGTCTTGAAGCAGCCTTGCAAGCCCTTACCCAAAACACACAATCACTTGCTCAGGTCACTCAAAGTTTAGCAAAAGGACAAGAGAGTTTGCTTAAAGGACAAGAGAGACATGAAGCCACCATGAGgaactg TACCACTGAAGACAACCCAAGGGACACAGGAAAAGCCATAAAATGGGAGGAGTGTAAAGCAATCACTCTGAGAAGTGGTAAGAAGGTGGAGACAGAAGCCATCACTCAGAAAGAGCACAACAAAGAAGGATTAAAAGAAGAGGTGAAGGGGCAAAAGCAGGACCAAGAAACCTCTACACAAAGTGATAAGTCAACTAAGAAAGAGGCGGTGAAAGCATATCAACTAATGctaccatatcctcaaagattcaAGGGAGAGAACAAAGAGAAGCAATACTCCAAGTTCCTAGAGATATTCAAGACATTGCACATCAATATCCCCttcatagaagcacttgaacaaatgCCATTGTATGCAAAGTTCATGAAGAAATTGTTGACAAAGAAAAGATCCTTCAAGGACAAATGGTTGTAA